A single Longimicrobium sp. DNA region contains:
- a CDS encoding S8 family serine peptidase: MKIPRFFRSLAPLAVLAAFAACDRPTEPLTGARARGDAAPLLSAGADAIPGRYVVVLNSSVASPSAAAHEMVRAHGGRLHFSYSSALKGFAATLSPEAVEALRRDPQVKYVAPDAWAYPVQTLQPNATWGLDRIDQRALPMNGTYGYGPTGAGVRVYVIDSGIRTTHAQLAGRASVGADFVGDGQNGQDCRGHGTHVAGTIAGTTHGVAKGAQVISVRVFGCTGGAPWSTIIAAVDWVTANAVKPAVANMSLGGSVYAPANDAVTASIASGVTYAVSAGNSTADACTASPASTPGAITVASSDAGDFRSSFSNWGTCVDLFAPGSAVTSTWFTTDSATNTISGTSMAAPHVAGVAALYLQGNPTASPAAVAQAIDSSTTSGRISDAMGSPNKLLFSPLTVETPAPRIVLDPGELWFTFLRVPAAAASAAMADTGAPQLFTASGAGEPRQAPGKAGALYAATVADSALFSPVKLTNGGTAALNWTASVDRPWLAADPTEGTLNAGYDAVLNATVSGASLALGTHTGTLAVHDSAAGIATGYVDVVVNVANVAVLSPGTPRTGLSGATDSETFYSVTVPKGVTSLTIKTSGGTGDVDLYVRQGNAPTLTHYNCRPFSGGNDEECTAQLPAAGTYFVMLRGWWSYEGVTLSATFGGPPAAPASLTAAVETPTSVLLNWADRSVNETSFTLSRRVMTGPTTWTAWQDVGTPGANATSASNGGLTGGGTYQYRIRSCNAAGCSGWAASAAVTLPSPAPVAPAAPTGAAATAVASTRIRVTWTDASSNESSFNVARRMQNPDGTLGPSQIVGSPGANATAYADSTVTAGQTYRFYVRACNSAGCSAWASTANVTAPTVPASPTGVAGTPLSATQVQVSWTDASSNETSFNVSRRMLNLDGTWAPAQNLGSPAANATSFADSAATGGKTYRYYVRACNAAGCSAWGISGNVVTPAP, translated from the coding sequence ATGAAAATCCCACGGTTCTTCCGCTCGCTCGCACCGCTAGCGGTGCTCGCGGCCTTCGCCGCGTGCGACCGCCCCACGGAGCCGCTCACCGGCGCGCGCGCGCGCGGCGACGCGGCCCCGCTGCTTTCCGCCGGCGCCGACGCCATCCCGGGCCGCTACGTCGTCGTTCTGAACAGCAGCGTGGCCAGCCCGTCCGCGGCGGCGCACGAGATGGTGCGGGCCCACGGCGGCCGGCTTCACTTCAGCTACTCGTCGGCCCTCAAGGGCTTCGCGGCCACCCTGAGCCCCGAGGCGGTGGAAGCGCTGCGGCGCGATCCCCAGGTGAAGTACGTGGCCCCCGACGCCTGGGCCTACCCCGTACAGACGCTGCAGCCCAACGCCACCTGGGGGCTGGACCGCATCGACCAGCGCGCGCTTCCGATGAACGGCACCTACGGGTACGGCCCCACCGGCGCCGGTGTTCGCGTGTACGTGATCGACAGCGGCATCCGCACCACGCACGCGCAGCTCGCCGGCCGCGCCAGCGTGGGCGCCGACTTCGTGGGCGACGGCCAGAACGGCCAGGACTGCAGGGGCCACGGCACCCACGTGGCCGGCACCATCGCGGGCACCACCCACGGGGTGGCCAAGGGCGCGCAGGTGATCTCCGTGCGCGTCTTCGGATGCACGGGCGGCGCTCCCTGGTCCACCATCATCGCCGCGGTGGACTGGGTCACGGCCAACGCGGTGAAGCCGGCGGTGGCGAACATGTCGCTGGGCGGCAGCGTGTACGCCCCCGCGAACGACGCCGTGACGGCCTCCATCGCCTCGGGCGTGACGTACGCGGTGTCGGCCGGCAACAGCACCGCCGATGCCTGCACCGCGTCTCCGGCGAGCACCCCCGGCGCCATCACCGTGGCCTCGAGCGACGCCGGTGACTTCCGTTCCTCCTTCTCCAACTGGGGAACGTGCGTCGACCTGTTCGCGCCGGGTTCCGCTGTCACGAGCACCTGGTTCACCACCGACTCCGCCACGAACACCATCAGCGGGACGTCGATGGCCGCACCTCACGTGGCGGGCGTGGCCGCGCTGTACCTGCAGGGCAATCCCACGGCGTCGCCGGCGGCCGTGGCCCAGGCCATCGACAGCAGCACGACCAGCGGAAGGATCAGCGACGCGATGGGCTCGCCCAACAAGCTGCTCTTCTCGCCGCTCACCGTCGAGACCCCGGCCCCGCGGATCGTCCTGGACCCCGGCGAGCTGTGGTTCACGTTCCTGCGGGTCCCGGCGGCGGCGGCTTCGGCCGCGATGGCCGACACCGGCGCCCCGCAGCTCTTCACGGCCAGCGGCGCGGGAGAGCCCAGGCAGGCACCCGGGAAGGCCGGTGCGCTCTACGCCGCCACGGTCGCCGACTCGGCCCTTTTCAGCCCCGTGAAGCTCACGAACGGCGGAACGGCCGCGCTGAACTGGACGGCATCCGTAGACCGCCCGTGGCTGGCGGCAGACCCCACGGAGGGTACCCTGAACGCCGGCTACGACGCCGTCCTGAACGCCACCGTTTCCGGCGCCTCGCTGGCCCTGGGCACTCACACGGGAACGCTGGCGGTGCACGACTCCGCGGCGGGCATCGCCACCGGCTACGTGGACGTGGTGGTGAACGTGGCCAACGTGGCTGTCCTTTCCCCGGGCACGCCGCGCACCGGCCTGTCGGGCGCCACGGACAGCGAGACGTTCTACTCGGTGACCGTCCCGAAGGGGGTGACCAGCCTGACCATCAAGACCAGCGGCGGCACGGGCGACGTGGACCTGTACGTGCGCCAGGGCAACGCCCCCACGCTCACGCACTACAACTGCCGGCCCTTCAGCGGCGGAAACGACGAGGAGTGCACCGCCCAGTTGCCCGCCGCGGGCACGTACTTCGTGATGCTTCGCGGCTGGTGGAGCTACGAGGGCGTCACCCTGTCCGCCACGTTCGGCGGGCCCCCGGCCGCCCCGGCCAGCCTGACGGCCGCAGTGGAGACGCCCACCTCGGTGCTGCTGAACTGGGCGGACCGCAGCGTGAACGAAACGTCCTTCACCCTGTCGCGCCGGGTGATGACGGGCCCGACCACCTGGACGGCCTGGCAGGACGTGGGCACCCCGGGGGCGAACGCCACCAGCGCCTCCAACGGCGGCCTGACCGGCGGCGGCACGTACCAGTACCGCATTCGTTCCTGCAACGCGGCGGGGTGCTCGGGATGGGCGGCCAGCGCGGCCGTCACCCTGCCCAGCCCCGCGCCGGTGGCGCCCGCGGCCCCCACGGGCGCGGCGGCGACCGCCGTGGCCAGCACCCGCATCCGGGTGACGTGGACCGACGCCAGCAGCAACGAAAGCTCGTTCAACGTCGCGCGCCGCATGCAGAACCCCGACGGCACCCTGGGGCCGTCCCAGATCGTCGGCAGCCCGGGCGCGAACGCCACCGCCTACGCCGACAGCACGGTGACCGCGGGGCAGACGTACCGCTTCTACGTCCGCGCCTGCAACAGCGCCGGGTGCTCGGCCTGGGCGTCCACGGCCAACGTTACGGCCCCCACCGTTCCGGCATCGCCCACCGGCGTCGCGGGCACGCCGCTTTCGGCCACGCAGGTGCAGGTTTCGTGGACCGACGCCAGCAGCAACGAGACGTCGTTCAACGTCTCGCGCCGGATGCTGAACCTGGACGGCACCTGGGCCCCGGCGCAGAACCTGGGCAGCCCCGCGGCCAACGCCACCAGCTTCGCGGACAGCGCCGCGACGGGTGGTAAGACCTACCGCTACTACGTCCGCGCCTGCAACGCGGCCGGCTGCTCCGCCTGGGGCATCAGCGGCAACGTGGTGACCCCGGCCCCGTGA
- a CDS encoding peptidase dimerization domain-containing protein — PGHGEGHNSGLPVVITAAIATRKVMQRERIGGTIRIWPGVAEELVAAKAWFVREGFFRDVDVTIFTHVGSNLNVSYGPSDGTGLVSVLYRFQGETAHSAGAPWRGRSALDAVELMNAGWNYRREHLRLPHRSHYVITEGGDQPNVVPRTAAVWYYFREVEYPRIRELWEIGNQIAQGATLMTGTTLDTVQVLGAAWPRHFNRPVALAMYDNIRRVGLPRWDDADQALARALQRELGNDSTPGLDTALARIDSGVPPAQNRGGGSDDIGDISWVVPTITLRYPANIPNLPGHHWSNAVSMATPIAHKGSTAGAKATAMTLLDLFTRPELVDSAWSYFRDVQTRDIKYEPLIRPGDQPPVEMNAQVMQRYRPQMRRYYYDSRRYRTYLEQLGIAYPTVRAPEPRQD, encoded by the coding sequence CGCCGGGGCATGGCGAGGGGCACAACTCCGGGCTCCCCGTCGTCATCACCGCCGCGATCGCGACCAGGAAGGTGATGCAGCGCGAGCGGATCGGGGGAACCATCCGCATCTGGCCCGGGGTGGCCGAGGAGCTGGTGGCGGCCAAGGCCTGGTTCGTCCGCGAGGGGTTCTTCCGCGACGTGGACGTGACCATCTTCACCCACGTGGGGAGCAACCTCAACGTCTCCTACGGCCCTTCGGACGGCACCGGGCTGGTGAGCGTGCTGTACCGCTTTCAGGGAGAGACGGCGCACTCCGCGGGGGCGCCCTGGCGCGGGCGCAGCGCCCTGGATGCCGTGGAACTGATGAACGCGGGGTGGAACTACCGCCGCGAGCACCTGCGCCTGCCGCACCGCTCGCACTACGTGATCACGGAGGGCGGCGACCAGCCCAACGTGGTGCCGCGCACGGCGGCGGTATGGTACTACTTCCGCGAGGTCGAGTATCCGCGCATCCGCGAGCTGTGGGAGATCGGCAACCAGATCGCCCAGGGGGCCACGCTGATGACGGGGACCACGCTGGATACGGTGCAGGTGCTGGGCGCCGCGTGGCCCCGGCACTTCAACCGCCCGGTGGCCCTGGCGATGTACGACAACATCCGCCGCGTGGGCCTGCCCCGGTGGGACGACGCGGACCAGGCGCTCGCCCGGGCCCTGCAGCGGGAGCTGGGGAACGATAGCACGCCGGGGCTGGACACGGCCCTGGCCAGGATCGACAGCGGGGTGCCGCCCGCGCAGAACCGCGGCGGCGGGTCCGACGACATCGGCGACATCTCGTGGGTGGTGCCCACCATCACCCTGCGCTATCCGGCCAACATCCCCAACCTGCCGGGGCACCACTGGTCGAACGCGGTGTCGATGGCCACGCCCATCGCGCACAAGGGCTCCACCGCCGGGGCCAAGGCGACCGCGATGACGCTGCTGGACCTGTTCACCCGGCCGGAGCTGGTGGACAGCGCGTGGAGCTACTTTCGCGACGTGCAGACCCGCGACATCAAGTACGAGCCGCTGATCCGCCCCGGCGACCAGCCTCCGGTGGAGATGAACGCGCAGGTCATGCAGCGCTACCGGCCGCAGATGCGGAGGTACTACTACGATTCCAGGCGCTACCGCACCTACCTGGAGCAGCTCGGCATCGCGTACCCCACGGTGCGCGCGCCGGAGCCCCGGCAGGACTGA